One part of the Ailuropoda melanoleuca isolate Jingjing chromosome 6, ASM200744v2, whole genome shotgun sequence genome encodes these proteins:
- the ZNF696 gene encoding zinc finger protein 696 has protein sequence PRRLELTAGLQVFPLLVLLQGTARRAPRPGSPEHHGEGYPDGHTHSERQAVLRTTPPSPQHGRTHCLRLFHRHTLSGVFGSRSLGGIWPWLLEHTACPPHLYLFSLEVRGPVSASPAQASGGGQTSGCAASVAERGARSAEPTPKQEALEEEGAHHGERVLGPLQGPPWALGLLDSCGNEEAGDRPRDAPRVPVVPEKTGGQNSLESSVSQLDATLNARSAAGGRGPRKGRPYQCGTCDRSFKCYSDVAKHQSIHSGEKPYACSDCGKAFIHSSHVVRHQRTHHGEKPYVCKECGRAFSQSFNLVRHQRIHTGEKPYGCAECGKSFGQRSDAAKHQRTHTGERPYVCSECGKAFLHSSNVARHQRTHHGESPYECQECGQAFSQSSNLLQHRRVHTGEKPYACPECGRAFSRSSFLSEHRRIHTGEKPYACGECGRAFRALSGFFRHRRVHTGEKPFRCTECGRAFRLSSHLIQHQHIHGAD, from the exons GTGTTCCCACTCCTGGTGCTTCTGCAAGGCACAGCAAGGAGAGCCCCCAGGCCTGGGTCTCCAGAACACCACGGAGAGGGCTACCctgatggacacacacacag TGAGAGACAAGCAGTGCTCAGGACAACACCGCCTTCCCCCCAGCACGGACGCACGCACTGCCTCAGGCTCTTCCACCGTCATACTCTGAGCGGCGTGTTCGGCAGCAGGAGCCTGGGTGGAATATGGCCGTGGCTGCTAGAACATACTGCATGCCCCCCACACCTGTACCTGTTCTCCCTTGAAGTCAGAGGACCCGTGTCAG CTTCCCCGGCGCAGGCATCGGGCGGTGGCCAGACTTCTGGCTGTGCTGCTTCAGTGGCGGAACGAGGGGCTCGGAGCGCGGAGCCAACACCAAAGCAGGAGGCTTTGGAAGAAGAAGGGGCACACCATGGGGAGAGAGTGCTGGGCCCGTTACAGGGGCCTCCCTGGGCACTGGGGCTTCTGGACAGCTGCGGGAATGAAGAGGCTGGAGACAGGCCCAGAGATGCCCCTCGGGTACCAGTTGTTCCTGAGAAAACTGGAGGGCAGAACAGCCTAGAGAGCAGTGTGTCCCAGTTGGATGCCACCCTGAATGCTCGCTCTGCCGCGGGCGGAAGAGGCCCCCGAAAAGGGCGGCCTTATCAGTGTGGCACCTGTGACCGGAGCTTCAAATGCTATTCGGACGTGGCGAAGCATCAGAGCATTCACTCCGGGGAGAAGCCGTATGCGTGCAGCGACTGCGGGAAGGCTTTCATCCACAGCTCGCACGTGGTCCGGCACCAGCGCACCCACCACGGGGAGAAGCCCTACGTCTGCAAGGAGTGCGGGAGAGCCTTCAGCCAGAGCTTCAACCTTGTCAGGCACCAGCGAATTCACACGGGAGAGAAGCCGTACGGATGTGCTGAGTGTGGCAAGTCCTTCGGTCAGCGGTCAGACGCCGCCAAGCACCAGAGGACACACACGGGCGAGAGGCCGTACGTGTGCAGCGAGTGCGGGAAGGCCTTCCTCCACAGCTCCAATGTGGCCCGGCATCAGCGCACCCACCACGGGGAGAGCCCCTACGAATGTCAAGAGTGCGGCCAGGCCTTCAGCCAGAGCTCCAACCTCCTCCAGCACCGGCGAGTACACACAGGCGAGAAGCCATATGCCTGTCCAGAGTGCGGCCGGGCCTTCAGTCGCAGCTCCTTCCTCAGTGAACACCGGCGcatccacactggggagaagccctATGCGTGCGGGGAGTGCGGCCGAGCCTTCAGGGCCCTGTCGGGCTTCTTCCGGCACCGGCGGGTCCATACCGGGGAAAAGCCTTTCCGCTGCACCGAGTGCGGCCGCGCCTTCCGCCTGAGCTCACACCTGATCCAGCACCAGCACATCCATGGCGCAGACTGA